A window of the Arachis duranensis cultivar V14167 chromosome 5, aradu.V14167.gnm2.J7QH, whole genome shotgun sequence genome harbors these coding sequences:
- the LOC107490991 gene encoding DUF21 domain-containing protein At2g14520, with protein MSSFFDEQAPCCGTHFWVMVIMCWIFVLFAAITSGLALGLLSFSQVDLEVLVKAGQPHIQKNAAKIMPIIKNEHLLLSALLIAKSLALEGVSVSMEKMFPEWLAVIISATLLGIIAEIIPQALCSRYGLSVGATMTPFVKILLLIFFPIAYPISKVLDWLFGKGHSALLGREELKALVHLHSNEAGKGGELSLHEATIIAGALDLTLKTAKDAMTPISETFSLDINSKLNMHTMALIMSKGHSRIPIYSGIPTNIVGIILVKNLIFCRLEDETPIKHMTIRRVPRVGENWPLYEILNQFQKGQSHMAVVIKGEVNIKDAATDSHGLRAFEMVDYTSMSTDASNLTSQETEYYSATLKNAMKLEGDSDALRARSRCESEANTSFENVEALNVHEEVIGIITLEDVMEELLQDDILDETDQYVDVHQNIKIKLQNPRRMSSGSSRRSSNSNQWWRNSDASRVCFLTPTYVSPISETNQN; from the exons ATGAGTTCGTTCTTTGATGAACAGGCACCATGTTGTGGAACTCATTTTTGGGTTATGGTAATCATGTGTTGGATCTTTGTACTATTTGCTGCTATCACATCTGGTTTAGCTCTTGGGCTCTTGTCCTTTAGCCAAGTTGATCTTGAGGTTCTTGTTAAAGCTGGCCAACCTCATATCCAGAAAAATGCTG CAAAGATTATGCCAATTATTAAGAATGAGCATTTACTTTTAAGCGCCCTCCTCATAGCTAAATCATTGGCATTGGAG GGGGTTTCTGTTTCTATGGAGAAAATGTTCCCAGAATGGCTTGCAGTAATCATATCAGCTACCCTTTTAGGTATCATTGCTGAG ATTATCCCTCAAGCATTGTGCTCTAGATATGGTTTGAGTGTTGGGGCAACCATGACTCCCTTTGTGAAAATACTTCTGTTGATTTTCTTCCCCATTGCATATCCAATTAGTAAG GTGTTGGATTGGCTTTTTGGCAAGGGGCATAGTGCACTTCTAGGAAGAGAAGAGCTCAAGGCTTTGGTTCATTTACATTCCAATGAg GCAGGTAAAGGGGGAGAGTTGTCACTACATGAAGCTACAATAATTGCTGGAGCATTAGACTTAACATTGAAGACTGCTAAAGATGCCATGACACCAATAAGTGAAACATTTTCTCTTGACATTAACTCCAAACTCAACAT GCATACAATGGCCTTGATAATGAGCAAAGGTCACAGCCGTATACCAATTTATTCTGGAATACCAACAAATATTGTTGGTATTATCCTG GTCAAGAATTTAATCTTCTGTCGTTTGGAAGACGAAACGCCTATTAAACATATGACGATTAGGAGAGTTCCTAG AGTAGGTGAAAATTGGCCACTATATGAGATCTTGAATCAATTTCAAAAGGGTCAAAGCCATATGGCTGTTGTCATCAAGGGTGAAGTGAACATCAAAGATGCTGCAACTGATTCACATG GACTTCGCGCCTTTGAAATGGTTGATTATACTAGTATGTCAACTGATGCATCAAATTTGACCTCACAAGAAACAGAATATTATAGTGCAACACTAAAGAATGCCATGAAGCTAGAGGGTGACTCGGATGCATTGCGCGCAAGATCACGATGCGAAAGTGAAGCAAACACATCATTTGAGAACGTGGAAGCTCTTAATGTGCATGAAGAAGTAATTGGGATAATAACATTGGAAGATGTTATGGAAGAGCTACTTCAG GATGATATACTGGATGAAACTGATCAATATGTTGATGTTCATCAAAA tatCAAGATCAAACTGCAAAATCCAAGAAGAATGTCATCAGGGTCCTCCAGAAGATCCTCAAATTCTAATCAATGGTGGAGAAATTCAGACGCATCTCGAGTTTGCTTCTTAACTCCTACATATGTTTCACCCATTTCGGAAACTAACCAGAACTGA